A stretch of DNA from Brachyhypopomus gauderio isolate BG-103 chromosome 7, BGAUD_0.2, whole genome shotgun sequence:
GCAATATTTCAGAGGCCACAGGAAAGAACTCAAACCGGACGTTGCGTCAACTAGCAAATCCCCGGAATAGTCTGAAAATGGCCGACAATACCGAAGGATTTTAATCTTCTGTTGTATTAACGTAAGACGTAAACTTTTAATCGATTTTGGATATAATTCAATATATTTCTACCATGTgttttaaaaacaataattGAGTGATTTATCATACGGTGCCAGTAATTAGGAAATAATCTTTGAAATGTAGCTCGTGCTGCACCGGATTGAGCCATTTTCGAAATAAGAGCCCTTTGTTTTGAATGTCAAAACTTGTAACATGCAGGACTACGAGAATACAGAGAAAtcatgtatttattatttagagcatttttaaaaatagaaaTATTAAGAATATTTTAATTTCTTGTGAAGCGAAGTCTCTATTAATTTGCTTGCGCGTTAGCTAAGTTATGCATTTACGTTAGCTAGCCAACTTTTTATAGGCgggaacttttatttttattccgcGCTGTTCTAGTCCAGACGGATTATCAGATAGAGCTTTCTGAAAGTTATCTAGCTAATAATATATTCATCTGATCGTCTGAGGTATTCAAATGTACATTAACATGATTCAAACAGTACCGCTGAAGTTGATTAGCTGTGAAATTCTCAATGTAAGTGTgggattattttttttgttttgttttgtgtctgGGCAAATTAAGCAGATATTTGAAATGGCTGTTTTATCTATTGCCTACAGATTCTTTGTGCCACACATCATGGCGCATATTTCCCACAGCGATTTTCTCCTGGGGCAACTGAAAAAGCAACGTGAGAGAGGGTTTCTATGCGACTGCACAGTTGTAATAGGACAAGCACGTTATGCAGCGCACCATAATGTCTTGGCCGCTTTCAGTGAGTACTTCTCCACTCAGTGTATTGAGGCTGGAAGAGAAGATGCCACCATAACGTTGGATCCAGAGTGGGTGAACGCTACAGTGTTTGATAAATTACTGGATTACATGTATACGGGGAACTTGATTATGGATGGGTGAGTGCACAAGTATATCAGTTTTAATTTGGTTTtccattgatttatttatttttattcttttgGTAGGGGTTTGCTATTTAGACATTTAAACAAATAGAAATGTTCTACAAGTGCTTTGTGTTTTGTAGGGATGAAGCTTCAAACATTGAAAAAGCAGCGTCTTATCTTGGGATTCAAGAGGTGGTGACTCGCTGTGCCCTGCCTGAGAGAGATGTCAAAGTTAGCCCTGCAGACCTGGTGCGGGATGCCTACTACACCGATCCCCGTTCGCCACTGAGCCCAGATGACTACGACCCTCTGGAACCGATCGAGGAGGTGGAGGCCCGAGAGAGACTAAGGGAGGAAGGTGAGAAGAAAGCTAAGATGCAGGACGAGGCCGTTTCCAATGAAGAATCCCAGTCGTCGAGTGAGCAGACTCCCCAGAGCACTGAGAAGAGGAGCCGCAAGCCCAAAACTCGACTTTATGAGGAGGTCACGGAGAGAAAGAGCCCCATTTCCCCCAGAGGGAGAGGGCGGGGAAGGGGCAGGCCAAGAGGGCGGCCTCGAACGAGGCCCTTGCCTCCTGACAAAGCAGTTCCTACAACACCAGTGAAGAGCTCACGTGCAGAAGGGCCCGTAGCAGGGAGAGGAACCGGGAGGCCGAGAGGCCGCCCACGGACCAGACCGCTGTCCTCTGAGGCAGCAGACTCCACCAGCGCTGAAGACAGCATAGCGGTAGCGAACGACAAAAAGACGGAAGGATCTAGACCAAAACGAGGCCGTCCGCCAACCAGGCCTGTTTCGTCTGGCCCCCCCGAGTCTGCCAGCCCAGACAGGGAGGCAGAGGATGTGGACCCAAAAGTGAAGATAGTAGAGGAAGGAGAATCACAGGCAAATCGTGGGTCAGAGGTGGAGAACGCCAAAGAGGTCGTGGTTGCAAAGCGAGGGAGAGGCCGGCCGCGTACGAGACCGCTGCCTCCACAGGTGCCTGGAACAGCCGGGTCTGAGGAGGCCTCGTCATCCACTCAGGTAAAAGACACAGAAGGGGTCGTACGCAAGAGGGGCAGGCCTCCCACCAAGCCCCTGCCCTCCGAGGCACCCAAGCCCTCGAACCCAGACAGCGGCGTGGAACAGGAAACCGCAGAGCAGGAAACCGCAGAACAAGAAGAAGGGGTGGACCGAGAGAAGGACGAGCCAAAGGCATCCTCCACCGAGGCCCTCAGCGAAGGCGCTGACGACACCTTGTCACAAGGTGAGGAGGGCCCGGGAGAGGCGGCCCACGAGGCCGGCCCGGCCAAGAAGCTGCGCGTGAGCACCAGGAAGAGGAGTATGAGCAGGAAACTCCGGGAGAGCCAAGCCAGCAAGGAAGAGAACGCCGACGAGGTGGAAGAGGACGGAGTGGTGGTGGACGAGTGGGGCATAgaagaggacgaggaggaggatgaggaagatgaagaggaggaggaggaagaggaagatgaggaggaggtCAAGCTACTTCACAACAAGCTCCGCCCCATCTGCAACATCTGCGGAAACTTGTTCTCAGAGATGAGCAGCCTGCGAAGGCACATGCGCATCCACAAAGGGATCAAGCCCTATCAGTGCCAGCTGTGCGGCCGCTGCTTCCGGCAGGGCAACCAGCTCAAGACGCACATGCGCATTCATACAGGtaggaggtgtggggggtggggccgGCGTTATGCGCCTCGTGGGTTTTATCGTAAACGTATTGTGGGCATTTAACGTAAACGGGGTAATCCCCCCTCCCTGCACGCAGGAGAGAAGCCGTTTCCCTGCAGCCGCTGCGACGCACGTTTCGCTCAGAAGTGCCAGCTGGTCTATCACTGCCGCATGCACCACGGCGAGGAGAAACCGCACAAGTGCGACGCCTGCCCGGCCGCCTTCGCCACGTCCAGCAACCTGAAGATCCACATGAGGTGCCTTCCGTCGCCAAGCGTCGCTTTTAAACACGTTAAAGGACGTCTGATGCACGTGCGTAATCAAATGTGCTTCTTCTGCTCCTCGCGTTTGTAGGACGCACAGCGGCGAG
This window harbors:
- the mynn gene encoding myoneurin isoform X2, with the protein product MAHISHSDFLLGQLKKQRERGFLCDCTVVIGQARYAAHHNVLAAFSEYFSTQCIEAGREDATITLDPEWVNATVFDKLLDYMYTGNLIMDGDEASNIEKAASYLGIQEVVTRCALPERDVKVSPADLVRDAYYTDPRSPLSPDDYDPLEPIEEVEARERLREEGEKKAKMQDEAVSNEESQSSSEQTPQSTEKRSRKPKTRLYEEVTERKSPISPRGRGRGRGRPRGRPRTRPLPPDKAVPTTPVKSSRAEGPVAGRGTGRPRGRPRTRPLSSEAADSTSAEDSIAVANDKKTEGSRPKRGRPPTRPVSSGPPESASPDREAEDVDPKVKIVEEGESQANRGSEVENAKEVVVAKRGRGRPRTRPLPPQVPGTAGSEEASSSTQVKDTEGVVRKRGRPPTKPLPSEAPKPSNPDSGVEQETAEQETAEQEEGVDREKDEPKASSTEALSEGADDTLSQGEEGPGEAAHEAGPAKKLRVSTRKRSMSRKLRESQASKEENADEVEEDGVVVDEWGIEEDEEEDEEDEEEEEEEEDEEEVKLLHNKLRPICNICGNLFSEMSSLRRHMRIHKGIKPYQCQLCGRCFRQGNQLKTHMRIHTGEKPFPCSRCDARFAQKCQLVYHCRMHHGEEKPHKCDACPAAFATSSNLKIHMRTHSGEKPYECGECGKRFTQASTLMYHKRRHTGEKPYICDTCGMSFAVSSSLIAHSRKHTGVTPYICLDCGKPCLTSGELRKHMDIHNAPPEQDCDTPKNESIQCPINIPIDHQGLIARVRSALADSPEPSFPAESTLPSETSVIIHQPEVPMIIQHSEASSTPVIIQHEEPAGTQMISASPMIIQHGESSEASVIIQHADSTETPMIIQHGEATGSPMIIQHEESSETPMLIQHGDSSEHVRYVVEQYEIPGSSEMEHAQIVIVQTID
- the mynn gene encoding myoneurin isoform X1, which encodes MAHISHSDFLLGQLKKQRERGFLCDCTVVIGQARYAAHHNVLAAFSEYFSTQCIEAGREDATITLDPEWVNATVFDKLLDYMYTGNLIMDGDEASNIEKAASYLGIQEVVTRCALPERDVKVSPADLVRDAYYTDPRSPLSPDDYDPLEPIEEVEARERLREEGEKKAKMQDEAVSNEESQSSSEQTPQSTEKRSRKPKTRLYEEVTERKSPISPRGRGRGRGRPRGRPRTRPLPPDKAVPTTPVKSSRAEGPVAGRGTGRPRGRPRTRPLSSEAADSTSAEDSIAVANDKKTEGSRPKRGRPPTRPVSSGPPESASPDREAEDVDPKVKIVEEGESQANRGSEVENAKEVVVAKRGRGRPRTRPLPPQVPGTAGSEEASSSTQVKDTEGVVRKRGRPPTKPLPSEAPKPSNPDSGVEQETAEQETAEQEEGVDREKDEPKASSTEALSEGADDTLSQGEEGPGEAAHEAGPAKKLRVSTRKRSMSRKLRESQASKEENADEVEEDGVVVDEWGIEEDEEEDEEDEEEEEEEEDEEEVKLLHNKLRPICNICGNLFSEMSSLRRHMRIHKGIKPYQCQLCGRCFRQGNQLKTHMRIHTGEKPFPCSRCDARFAQKCQLVYHCRMHHGEEKPHKCDACPAAFATSSNLKIHMRTHSGEKPYECGECGKRFTQASTLMYHKRRHTGEKPYICDTCGMSFAVSSSLIAHSRKHTGVTPYICLDCGKPCLTSGELRKHMDIHNGSRRVTCNICGNSLSDIYSLKKHRALKHNAPPEQDCDTPKNESIQCPINIPIDHQGLIARVRSALADSPEPSFPAESTLPSETSVIIHQPEVPMIIQHSEASSTPVIIQHEEPAGTQMISASPMIIQHGESSEASVIIQHADSTETPMIIQHGEATGSPMIIQHEESSETPMLIQHGDSSEHVRYVVEQYEIPGSSEMEHAQIVIVQTID